The Oceanotoga teriensis genome has a window encoding:
- a CDS encoding TIR domain-containing protein, whose translation MFISHSFLDKKLILTLIDLFNNAGYSVYVDWINDKNLDRNNVSPKTANVIKNRISNCKGLSYIATRNIVNSKWCPWELGLADGMLNGKSCILPVMEETGNFRGLEYLGLYPYIEYEKISRKSTYEFWVIDQDDSSIYASLRNWLNGAALERH comes from the coding sequence TAACGCTAATTGATTTATTTAATAATGCAGGTTATTCAGTATATGTAGATTGGATAAATGATAAAAATTTAGATAGAAATAATGTATCGCCTAAAACGGCTAATGTTATTAAAAATAGAATATCTAATTGTAAAGGCTTATCTTATATTGCCACTAGAAATATTGTTAATTCAAAATGGTGTCCATGGGAATTGGGTTTAGCAGATGGCATGTTAAATGGGAAATCATGTATATTACCAGTAATGGAAGAAACCGGTAATTTTAGAGGTCTTGAATATTTAGGTCTTTATCCATACATAGAATATGAAAAAATAAGTAGAAAGAGTACTTATGAGTTCTGGGTTATAGATCAAGACGATAGTAGTATATACGCTTCTCTAAGGAACTGGCTAAATGGGGCTGCACTAGAAAGACATTAA
- a CDS encoding DUF5131 family protein: MNWEPWTGCYKISDGCTYCYFYGPHAKRYGQNIIKRTDKFDWPIKKDTKGEYKIKGNKVLATCFATDFFLSEADEWRKEVWAIIRERTDIEFLILTKRIDRFLVSLPSDWDTGYDNVNIGCTVENQMLADYRLPLFLSYPIKHRFIACAPILEAIDLTSYLHGVEHVTVGGETGREARECDYDWVLNIRKQCIKANITFWFKNTGSFFKHNGIVKKINPFKQSNMAKNLGINISEEKKLF; encoded by the coding sequence ATGAATTGGGAACCATGGACAGGTTGTTACAAAATTAGTGATGGGTGCACATATTGTTATTTTTATGGACCTCATGCAAAACGATATGGTCAAAATATCATAAAAAGAACAGATAAATTTGATTGGCCCATAAAAAAAGATACCAAAGGGGAATACAAAATTAAAGGAAACAAAGTTCTTGCAACATGTTTTGCAACTGATTTTTTTCTTTCTGAAGCAGATGAATGGCGTAAAGAAGTTTGGGCTATCATCAGGGAAAGAACAGATATAGAATTTTTAATTTTGACAAAACGAATTGACCGTTTTCTTGTATCACTTCCATCAGATTGGGATACTGGATATGACAATGTAAATATTGGTTGTACTGTTGAAAATCAAATGCTGGCTGATTATAGACTTCCATTATTTTTATCTTATCCGATAAAGCACCGTTTTATTGCATGCGCTCCGATCTTAGAAGCAATAGATCTAACATCCTATCTTCATGGAGTAGAGCATGTTACAGTTGGTGGTGAAACAGGCCGAGAAGCTCGCGAATGTGATTATGATTGGGTACTTAATATCCGTAAACAGTGCATAAAAGCAAATATAACATTTTGGTTCAAAAATACAGGTTCATTTTTTAAACATAATGGAATAGTGAAAAAAATAAATCCTTTTAAGCAATCTAATATGGCGAAAAACCTTGGCATAAATATTTCAGAAGAGAAAAAATTATTTTAA
- a CDS encoding ABC transporter permease: MRAFLYGVVLQWKLDIRSNTSLVTCYLVPLLFFAIMGGIFTSIVPTMKNTLIQTMTVMGVSMGAIIGLPPTILETYGSDIKKVYRANGVPLYLGVATMFISTFINLMIMSILIFLIAPIVFDAILPTNIPFYFLGLAILIIVSLSIAIVLGLLVKKQAKLTMFSQIIFLPSIMLSGIMFPVNLLPKPLEIIGKVFPATWGYKLMLNSEFQIENLLVLIIVFIIAILSIIFLLKKQVQE; this comes from the coding sequence ATGAGAGCTTTTTTATATGGAGTAGTATTACAATGGAAGCTAGATATTCGAAGTAATACATCGCTTGTTACCTGTTACTTAGTGCCACTTTTATTTTTTGCCATCATGGGTGGTATTTTTACCTCTATAGTTCCAACAATGAAAAATACTCTAATTCAAACTATGACTGTTATGGGTGTATCTATGGGAGCAATAATTGGATTGCCTCCCACCATCTTAGAAACATATGGAAGCGATATAAAAAAAGTCTATCGAGCAAATGGCGTTCCATTATATTTGGGTGTAGCAACTATGTTTATTTCTACATTTATTAATTTGATGATAATGTCTATCCTCATATTTTTGATTGCTCCTATTGTTTTTGATGCAATATTGCCCACAAATATTCCATTTTATTTTCTTGGACTGGCAATTCTTATTATAGTTTCTTTAAGCATTGCAATTGTGTTAGGTTTGTTAGTAAAAAAACAAGCAAAACTAACTATGTTTTCGCAAATTATATTTTTGCCATCTATAATGCTTTCAGGTATTATGTTTCCAGTCAACTTATTGCCAAAACCTCTTGAAATAATTGGAAAAGTATTTCCTGCTACATGGGGCTATAAATTGATGTTGAATAGCGAGTTTCAGATTGAAAATTTATTGGTCTTGATTATCGTTTTTATTATTGCAATACTTTCTATTATTTTTTTACTCAAAAAACAAGTTCAAGAGTGA
- a CDS encoding ABC transporter ATP-binding protein — MNIAMTIDNLQKNYGNHTVLKGISFDVKKGEVFAILGVNGAGKTTTLECIEGLRKYDQGVITINGKMGIQLQSSSLPEHIKPMEAVQLFAKWNKVKIDQVMLTTLCIDKLAKQQYFQLSTGQKRRLHLALALISNPDILFLDEPTAGLDVEARISLHAQIRKLKDRGKTIILTSHDMAEVEILCDRIAILNNGNIVFLGTFEELRKKIGKHYSIKIETNQGNDIVETDNVSDTLLKLLENYKQKGILVLDITISRGTLEQHFIELARRNL, encoded by the coding sequence ATGAATATTGCAATGACAATTGATAATTTACAAAAAAACTACGGTAATCATACTGTGTTAAAAGGAATTAGTTTTGATGTAAAAAAAGGCGAAGTTTTTGCCATACTTGGTGTGAATGGTGCTGGAAAAACAACAACTCTTGAATGTATTGAAGGGTTACGTAAGTATGATCAAGGGGTTATTACTATAAATGGAAAAATGGGTATTCAACTGCAATCATCTTCTTTGCCAGAACATATTAAACCAATGGAAGCTGTACAACTTTTTGCAAAATGGAACAAAGTCAAAATTGATCAAGTAATGTTAACAACTCTTTGTATTGACAAACTTGCAAAACAACAATATTTTCAGCTTTCTACAGGTCAAAAACGTCGCTTGCATCTTGCACTTGCATTAATAAGCAATCCAGATATTTTATTTCTTGATGAACCAACAGCAGGTCTTGATGTAGAGGCTAGAATATCACTCCATGCACAAATTCGCAAATTAAAAGATCGGGGTAAAACGATCATCTTGACAAGTCATGATATGGCAGAAGTTGAAATTCTATGTGACAGAATTGCTATTTTGAACAACGGAAATATAGTATTTTTAGGTACATTCGAAGAATTAAGGAAAAAGATTGGGAAACATTATTCCATTAAAATTGAAACTAATCAAGGAAATGATATTGTTGAAACTGATAATGTTTCAGATACACTCTTGAAACTGCTTGAAAACTATAAACAAAAAGGAATTTTGGTATTGGATATAACAATAAGTCGTGGAACACTAGAACAGCACTTTATAGAGCTTGCAAGGAGGAATTTATAA
- a CDS encoding MerR family transcriptional regulator, whose product MEKHRIIPKEYMTVSEIAKKMRVTVRTLQYYDKEGFFSPSVKSDGGRRLYTNKDLVRLHQILSLKHLGFSLKNIKNKIMSLDTPDNVAIILTEQAADIKRKIQDLSKAYEEIKLLKAEVLQIQSVDFKKYASIIVNLQMGNKFYGLIKHFDEETLNHLYKKFDMESGTAFMNQFIDLNNKTQELQKNNVSPDSKEGQLLAKDFWKMIMDFTDGDMSIFSKLMEIGNINKNAIESGEKQMIDMTYIEKALDVYLTKLGINPFIEKTK is encoded by the coding sequence ATGGAAAAACATAGAATTATACCAAAAGAATATATGACAGTGAGCGAAATTGCAAAGAAAATGAGAGTAACTGTTCGTACGTTGCAATACTATGATAAAGAAGGTTTTTTTTCTCCATCTGTTAAAAGTGATGGAGGACGTAGGTTATATACTAACAAGGATTTAGTTAGACTTCATCAGATTTTATCTTTAAAACATCTCGGTTTTTCATTAAAAAACATAAAAAATAAAATTATGTCACTAGATACTCCAGATAATGTTGCTATAATATTAACTGAACAGGCTGCTGATATTAAAAGGAAAATACAAGATCTTTCAAAAGCATATGAAGAAATTAAATTATTAAAAGCAGAGGTATTACAAATACAATCGGTAGATTTTAAAAAATATGCGAGTATTATTGTTAATCTACAAATGGGAAATAAATTTTACGGACTTATAAAGCATTTTGATGAAGAAACACTTAACCATCTTTACAAAAAGTTTGATATGGAAAGTGGTACAGCCTTTATGAATCAATTTATAGATTTAAACAATAAAACACAAGAATTGCAAAAAAATAATGTATCTCCAGATAGTAAAGAAGGTCAATTACTTGCGAAAGATTTTTGGAAAATGATTATGGATTTTACGGATGGAGATATGAGTATATTTTCAAAGCTTATGGAAATTGGAAACATAAATAAAAATGCAATTGAAAGTGGGGAAAAACAAATGATTGATATGACATATATTGAAAAAGCGTTAGATGTTTATTTAACTAAATTAGGAATTAATCCATTTATAGAGAAAACAAAATGA
- a CDS encoding phosphotransferase, producing MRRKNDFIVYTLRKALVNYYLGKTVEIKIDRPIGSSHPKYSDLIYPVNYGYIPGVLGGDGEELDVYLLGIDNPVKNYIARIIGIIHRHNDIEDKLVAAPEGINFTKTEIKKILHFQEQYYKSDIEIIPPYKFISKKVINKGWSGDKKYCVITDDGIKYLLRITPKEKSANRENMFRIQKQLASLDVSMCKPVELGKCKEGIYILQTWIDGKDAEEIIPHLTNSEQYYYGLEAGKMLKIIHSIPAPKNHPDWEFRFNAKMDSKIKMYNECHIKFDGAKDMISYMNSNRHLLANRPQTFQHGDYHIGNMMIEKNKIVIIDFDRYDFGDPWEEFNRIVFCVQISPMFASGIINGYFDNKVPFKFWKLLALYISSNTLSSIPWAIKFGESEVNTMLNQAKNIMNWYNNMQNPIPTWYRDIVIK from the coding sequence TTGAGAAGGAAAAATGATTTCATTGTTTATACTTTAAGAAAAGCTCTTGTTAATTATTATCTTGGAAAAACAGTTGAAATTAAAATTGATCGACCTATAGGCAGTTCTCATCCTAAATACTCAGATCTCATATATCCTGTAAATTATGGATATATTCCAGGTGTTTTAGGTGGAGATGGTGAAGAATTAGATGTTTATCTTCTTGGTATAGATAATCCCGTAAAAAATTATATAGCTCGTATTATAGGCATTATTCATCGTCATAACGATATAGAAGATAAACTTGTAGCTGCACCTGAAGGAATAAATTTCACTAAAACAGAAATTAAAAAAATATTACATTTTCAGGAACAATATTATAAAAGCGATATAGAAATAATTCCTCCATACAAATTTATTTCGAAAAAAGTCATCAATAAAGGTTGGTCAGGTGATAAGAAGTACTGTGTTATAACTGATGATGGTATAAAATACTTACTAAGAATTACTCCAAAAGAAAAAAGTGCTAATCGTGAAAATATGTTTCGTATACAAAAACAGCTAGCATCTTTAGATGTTTCTATGTGTAAACCTGTGGAGTTAGGAAAGTGTAAAGAAGGTATTTACATCCTTCAAACTTGGATTGATGGTAAAGATGCTGAAGAAATTATTCCTCATCTTACTAATTCTGAGCAGTATTATTATGGTCTTGAAGCAGGTAAAATGCTTAAAATAATTCATTCCATTCCAGCTCCAAAGAATCATCCTGATTGGGAATTTCGATTTAATGCAAAAATGGATAGTAAAATCAAAATGTACAATGAATGCCATATTAAATTTGATGGTGCAAAAGATATGATTTCTTATATGAATTCTAACCGTCATTTGCTTGCAAACAGGCCACAAACCTTTCAACACGGAGATTATCATATTGGTAATATGATGATTGAAAAGAATAAGATTGTTATTATAGATTTTGACCGTTATGATTTTGGTGATCCTTGGGAAGAATTTAATCGTATCGTATTTTGTGTTCAAATTTCTCCTATGTTTGCATCAGGAATTATAAATGGTTATTTTGATAACAAAGTACCGTTTAAATTTTGGAAATTACTTGCATTATACATTAGCAGTAATACGCTTTCTTCTATACCATGGGCTATTAAATTTGGAGAAAGTGAAGTAAATACTATGCTTAATCAAGCAAAGAATATTATGAATTGGTATAACAATATGCAGAATCCTATTCCAACTTGGTATAGGGATATAGTAATCAAATAA
- a CDS encoding SAP domain-containing protein, whose translation MENRPKFEDITSFENFNKYYWYRDELSKICRSLKIEHRGTKKELMNNIKKYFSGKLIKKKVSKKYIKKTHNISINTPLLECNFSFNSKF comes from the coding sequence ATGGAAAATAGACCAAAGTTTGAAGATATAACCTCATTTGAAAATTTCAATAAATATTATTGGTATAGGGATGAATTATCAAAAATATGTAGGTCATTAAAAATAGAACATAGAGGTACTAAAAAAGAATTAATGAACAATATAAAAAAATACTTCTCTGGAAAATTAATCAAAAAAAAAGTTTCAAAGAAATATATTAAAAAAACTCATAATATCTCTATAAATACTCCACTATTAGAATGTAACTTTTCTTTTAATTCAAAATTTAG
- a CDS encoding DUF3781 domain-containing protein has product MFDDSCSSELLLSNLDQLHTTNLGAERIRKNLRLDTDDVVDWCRGIIKAANANITRKGKNWYIAVDDCEITVNAHSYTVITAHRLA; this is encoded by the coding sequence ATATTTGATGATAGTTGCAGTTCTGAGTTACTGCTTTCAAACTTGGATCAACTGCATACCACGAATTTAGGGGCTGAACGTATCCGAAAAAACCTTCGTTTAGACACAGATGATGTGGTCGACTGGTGCAGAGGAATAATTAAAGCTGCAAACGCCAATATCACACGAAAGGGTAAGAATTGGTACATCGCCGTGGATGATTGCGAGATTACCGTAAATGCTCACAGCTACACTGTTATCACCGCACACAGATTGGCATAA
- a CDS encoding single-stranded DNA-binding protein — MSTVNELLDMSKIELTNLKSSEIFLVRDLFKGYEWNRISRSDRLLLGTLFLNYIKSNDISVVPIEKTLSGQQRYKIM; from the coding sequence TTGTCAACAGTAAATGAATTATTAGATATGTCAAAAATAGAATTAACTAACCTTAAATCCAGTGAAATATTCTTAGTTCGTGATCTTTTCAAAGGATATGAGTGGAATAGAATATCACGAAGTGACCGTCTCCTCCTTGGCACCTTATTTCTCAATTATATCAAAAGTAATGATATAAGCGTTGTTCCGATTGAAAAGACTTTATCTGGGCAGCAGAGATACAAGATAATGTAA
- a CDS encoding ATP-dependent nuclease — protein sequence MILTKLNLWNFRKFSAKQEAPGVEINFHKGVNALIGENNSGKTAIIDAIKIILQTQSNEYYRITEDDFHINEDGSIATEFKIECIFEEFTDDEAKNFIEWLQLKKDSDGKVKYFLNVQFNAWKEKNKIFTEFRAGMNEDGYRMDGKARELLKCTYLKPLRDAEHEMRSGRNSRISQILYNHSVFNSKEEHELVGIIKEANEKIENYFTNTDEGKKVLGKIESNFNEFLSLSTKEDTRLRTSNMRLKSILESLSLDTSETRPGLGVQNLLFIAAELLLLNRDENNGLKLALIEEIEAHLHPQAQLRLIDYIQKEYNDSGVQFIISTHSTALASKINVKNALLCKDDKIFSLAPDSTKLDKGDYLFLQRFLDTSKANLFFAQGVIMVEGDAENLLIPAIADIIDLPLSKYGVSIVNVGSTAFLRYSNIFNQSNGSDIGIPVSIITDCDVKIEYDKDGKLNKKEDDTKNEIERLEKYYNSSCVKAFIAPNWTLEYTIALSKIKKELYKAVLFAQKIQNSDKYALTEKKIQEVDKAVKSKFDTWEELETDKYEAAYEIYQKTLLDNNISKAITAQCLASILQYSILKDSEDVTEETMFDLDLYQIEVDDEKKSKLKEKILNSEKLAYIVKAIQYATRCGYGN from the coding sequence ATGATTTTAACAAAATTAAACCTATGGAATTTTAGAAAATTTTCAGCAAAACAAGAAGCTCCTGGGGTAGAAATAAATTTTCATAAAGGAGTAAATGCTCTAATCGGTGAAAACAATTCAGGCAAAACCGCTATTATAGATGCCATAAAAATAATTCTTCAAACTCAGAGTAATGAGTACTATAGAATAACAGAAGATGATTTTCATATTAATGAAGATGGTAGTATTGCTACTGAATTTAAAATAGAGTGTATATTTGAGGAGTTTACAGATGACGAAGCTAAAAATTTTATCGAATGGCTACAATTAAAAAAAGATAGTGATGGTAAGGTAAAATATTTTTTAAATGTACAATTCAATGCTTGGAAAGAAAAAAATAAAATTTTCACAGAGTTTAGAGCTGGTATGAATGAAGATGGATATAGAATGGATGGTAAAGCAAGGGAATTGCTTAAATGTACATACTTAAAACCACTTCGTGACGCTGAGCATGAAATGAGATCTGGTAGAAACTCAAGAATATCGCAAATATTATACAATCACAGTGTTTTTAATTCAAAAGAAGAACATGAGCTTGTAGGAATCATTAAAGAAGCAAATGAAAAAATAGAGAATTATTTTACTAACACTGATGAGGGTAAAAAAGTATTAGGAAAAATTGAAAGTAATTTTAATGAGTTTTTATCTTTATCCACGAAAGAGGATACTCGATTACGAACATCAAACATGCGATTGAAATCTATTTTAGAAAGTCTTTCATTAGATACATCCGAAACTCGGCCAGGATTAGGTGTACAAAACTTATTATTTATTGCTGCGGAATTACTATTACTAAATCGAGATGAAAATAATGGTTTAAAGCTTGCTTTAATAGAAGAAATTGAAGCACATCTACATCCACAAGCACAACTACGATTAATAGATTATATCCAAAAAGAGTACAATGATTCAGGCGTACAATTTATAATATCAACTCACAGTACAGCTCTAGCTTCAAAAATAAATGTAAAAAATGCTTTGTTATGTAAAGATGATAAAATTTTTTCACTTGCACCGGACAGCACGAAGTTAGATAAAGGTGATTACCTGTTTTTGCAAAGATTTTTAGATACCTCAAAAGCTAATTTATTTTTTGCCCAGGGGGTTATTATGGTAGAGGGAGATGCAGAAAATCTATTGATACCCGCTATAGCAGATATCATAGATTTACCTTTATCCAAATATGGTGTTTCTATTGTAAATGTAGGAAGTACAGCATTCTTAAGGTATTCAAATATTTTTAATCAAAGTAACGGTTCTGATATTGGGATACCAGTTTCAATCATTACAGACTGTGATGTAAAAATTGAGTACGATAAAGATGGTAAATTAAATAAAAAGGAAGATGACACTAAAAATGAAATCGAAAGATTAGAAAAATATTATAATTCTAGTTGTGTCAAAGCATTTATTGCTCCAAATTGGACCTTAGAATATACAATAGCATTAAGTAAAATTAAGAAAGAATTGTATAAAGCAGTACTTTTTGCTCAAAAAATCCAAAATAGCGATAAGTATGCTTTAACAGAAAAGAAAATTCAAGAAGTTGATAAAGCGGTTAAATCCAAATTCGATACTTGGGAAGAACTCGAGACAGATAAATACGAAGCAGCATATGAGATCTACCAGAAAACTTTGCTTGATAACAATATTTCTAAAGCTATAACTGCGCAATGTTTAGCTAGCATACTTCAATATTCTATTTTAAAAGATTCAGAAGATGTTACAGAAGAAACGATGTTTGACTTAGATTTATATCAAATAGAGGTGGATGATGAGAAAAAATCTAAACTGAAAGAAAAGATATTGAATAGTGAAAAATTAGCTTATATTGTAAAGGCGATTCAATATGCAACGAGGTGTGGATATGGAAATTAA
- a CDS encoding UvrD-helicase domain-containing protein, translated as MEINDCDIIEIEEILLPQGCHFTEEGKEFLRCNESKEVLACPGSGKTTLLMAKLYLLSKSMPFDNNAGICVLSHTNVAVNEIKKRLGTAADKILAYPNFVGTIQSFIDKFVAFPYLTNITDVAIQVVDDINYADRLWNLCNSSKKYSKLQYLIKKNVEISSKYNSPESYIRDMYIGEDGKLRIKKIKKCISGNDKPSTKQFIDIKEELLSNHGIIRYALCICTFKLCN; from the coding sequence ATGGAAATTAATGATTGTGATATTATTGAAATAGAAGAAATCCTACTTCCACAAGGATGTCATTTTACTGAAGAAGGAAAAGAGTTTTTACGTTGTAATGAAAGTAAAGAAGTTTTAGCCTGTCCAGGTAGCGGAAAAACAACTTTGCTTATGGCAAAACTATATTTACTTAGTAAAAGTATGCCTTTTGATAATAATGCAGGTATTTGTGTTCTTTCGCACACAAATGTAGCAGTAAATGAAATTAAGAAAAGGCTTGGAACTGCAGCGGATAAGATTTTAGCCTATCCTAATTTTGTTGGCACAATTCAAAGTTTTATTGACAAGTTTGTTGCTTTTCCGTACTTAACTAACATTACAGATGTCGCAATACAAGTTGTCGATGATATTAATTATGCAGATCGCTTATGGAATCTATGTAACTCTAGTAAAAAATATAGCAAATTACAATATCTAATCAAGAAAAATGTAGAAATTAGCTCCAAATATAATAGCCCAGAGTCTTATATTCGAGATATGTATATTGGGGAAGATGGTAAGCTGAGAATTAAAAAAATTAAAAAGTGTATTAGTGGTAATGATAAACCAAGCACAAAACAATTTATAGATATTAAAGAAGAATTATTATCAAATCACGGAATTATTAGATACGCATTATGCATATGCACTTTCAAGCTCTGCAATTAA
- a CDS encoding UvrD-helicase domain-containing protein, whose protein sequence is MKNLMASRFRYVFVDEYQDCDSLQSEVINTLFDTTILQKIGDIDQAIYNSFHADETPWNISEKALTLPGSNRYNQKIADILIPLRTNKTPIVSLNNNCKIPPTLIVYGEDRIEDVIDVFYEEIKNNKLNKLTAKGVFKAIGMIKNGSGITIGSYWNEYKRDNINSNNLCLKDYINQLLFELKKGNLHNIDIIIRKMFCRICFIYGYVEKKTNRSFTVNTIKEQLLSCNKIDYKNSILKLCNMKNYSFNEVKKFLLSLIAKIFDSSDIKTLNDFIDDSNQNSKISESNNIWKSRKCDDEINVEFNTVYKVKGETHTATLYLETETSRASDIKRVLPLVNNKKAQNLKSIHEKSKKVIYVGLSRPSHLLCLAIQQKTYSNNENVFKNWKVIELK, encoded by the coding sequence TTGAAAAATCTAATGGCTAGTCGGTTCAGATATGTTTTTGTAGATGAATATCAAGATTGTGACTCGCTACAATCTGAAGTCATTAATACTTTGTTTGATACTACAATCCTACAAAAAATAGGTGATATAGATCAAGCTATTTATAATAGTTTTCATGCAGATGAAACACCTTGGAACATTTCAGAAAAGGCTTTGACTTTACCAGGTAGCAATCGATATAACCAAAAAATTGCAGATATATTGATTCCACTTAGAACTAATAAAACTCCAATTGTATCATTAAATAATAATTGTAAAATCCCCCCCACTTTGATAGTTTATGGTGAAGATAGAATAGAAGATGTTATAGATGTTTTTTATGAGGAAATAAAAAATAACAAGCTAAATAAATTAACTGCAAAAGGGGTATTTAAAGCAATAGGAATGATAAAAAATGGTTCAGGAATTACGATAGGTAGTTACTGGAATGAATATAAAAGAGATAATATAAATTCAAATAATTTATGTTTGAAAGACTATATTAACCAACTTCTATTTGAACTAAAAAAAGGTAACTTACATAATATAGATATTATAATTAGAAAGATGTTTTGCCGGATTTGTTTTATTTATGGGTATGTTGAAAAAAAAACAAATCGAAGCTTCACTGTTAATACTATTAAAGAACAGTTACTTTCTTGCAATAAAATTGATTACAAAAATAGTATTTTAAAATTATGTAATATGAAAAATTATAGTTTTAATGAGGTCAAAAAGTTTTTGCTATCTTTAATAGCGAAGATTTTTGACTCTTCAGATATTAAAACTTTAAATGATTTTATAGATGATTCAAATCAAAATAGTAAGATTAGCGAAAGTAATAATATTTGGAAAAGTAGAAAATGTGATGATGAAATAAATGTTGAATTCAATACGGTGTATAAAGTAAAAGGAGAAACTCATACGGCTACGTTATATTTAGAAACAGAAACGAGTCGTGCATCAGATATAAAAAGAGTATTACCGTTAGTTAATAACAAAAAAGCTCAAAATTTAAAATCAATACATGAAAAAAGCAAAAAGGTTATATATGTTGGATTAAGTAGGCCTTCTCATTTACTTTGTCTTGCAATTCAACAGAAAACATATAGCAATAATGAAAATGTATTTAAAAATTGGAAAGTAATCGAGTTAAAATAA
- a CDS encoding MBL fold metallo-hydrolase, producing the protein MLVNLTERIYYMPNDDRTDRPLLGLIYGDKYSLVVDAGNSPKHANEFLNEISKLDIPPLKYLVLTHWHWDHIFGIETMNLMTICNDITKENLNKMQKLTWDDFNLDKRVNDGEEIEFCSEMIKLEMPNRDDFRTSNADISFKKSLEIDLGGINCVIDHVGGCHSEDSTIIYVPNEKTIFLGDCTCEDIYNGEWSYSRDKLFPMINKIKEYDALYYLTSHYRPESKEEFLNYLDDLIRIGNFVGDEYIKNEVVEKYTQFYNKSPNEEELYNICSFINGNIKKRS; encoded by the coding sequence ATGCTTGTTAATCTTACGGAAAGAATTTATTATATGCCAAATGATGATAGAACAGATAGACCTTTATTAGGATTAATCTATGGCGATAAATATAGCTTAGTTGTAGATGCTGGTAACTCTCCAAAGCATGCTAATGAATTTTTAAATGAAATTAGTAAATTAGATATTCCTCCATTAAAATATTTAGTATTAACTCATTGGCATTGGGATCATATATTTGGAATTGAAACTATGAATTTAATGACAATTTGTAATGATATTACTAAAGAAAATTTAAACAAAATGCAAAAACTAACATGGGATGATTTCAATTTAGACAAACGAGTAAATGATGGTGAAGAAATAGAGTTTTGTAGTGAAATGATAAAACTTGAAATGCCAAATCGAGATGATTTTAGAACTTCAAATGCAGATATTTCATTTAAAAAGAGTCTAGAAATTGATTTAGGTGGAATCAATTGTGTAATTGATCATGTTGGAGGTTGTCACTCTGAAGATTCTACCATTATTTATGTTCCAAATGAAAAAACAATATTTTTAGGTGATTGTACTTGTGAAGACATATATAATGGTGAATGGAGTTATAGCAGGGATAAGTTATTTCCAATGATAAATAAAATAAAAGAATATGATGCATTATATTATCTTACATCTCATTATCGTCCAGAAAGTAAAGAAGAATTTTTAAATTATCTTGATGATCTCATAAGAATAGGTAATTTTGTAGGAGATGAATATATAAAAAATGAAGTAGTTGAGAAATATACTCAATTTTATAATAAATCACCTAATGAAGAAGAACTTTATAACATTTGTAGTTTTATTAATGGTAATATTAAAAAAAGATCTTAA